Proteins from a single region of Flaviflexus salsibiostraticola:
- a CDS encoding TetR/AcrR family transcriptional regulator, with the protein MPKITGRTLLEHRSTTRRRLMETLDALMTERGFESVSMSDVANHSGIRRTTIYNHFTDKEDLLIAFVEEKMSNYLSTTREMLRGVDSSTDRIRIYVRTQLLAERRYLMAPGPPLKDVISPGAGRKLAQHIRQTSDLLRSILDDAIADGTIPEQNTDLAIMLVNGTLTGRRVPQDEPARTEFFLYAERYVLQALGGSMPDEPTDLGPVPQGETAAQRSR; encoded by the coding sequence ATGCCCAAGATCACCGGCCGCACCCTGCTCGAGCATCGCAGCACGACACGACGCCGTCTCATGGAGACGCTCGATGCGCTCATGACGGAGCGCGGCTTCGAGAGCGTATCGATGTCGGACGTGGCGAACCATTCGGGGATCCGCCGCACGACGATCTACAACCACTTCACGGACAAAGAGGACCTCCTCATCGCCTTCGTCGAGGAGAAGATGTCGAACTACCTCTCGACGACGCGGGAGATGCTGCGCGGGGTCGACAGCTCGACCGATCGGATCCGGATCTACGTCCGGACGCAGCTGCTCGCAGAGCGCCGCTACCTCATGGCCCCCGGCCCGCCCCTCAAGGACGTCATCAGTCCCGGCGCGGGCAGGAAGCTTGCTCAGCACATCAGGCAGACCTCCGATCTGCTGCGCTCGATCCTTGATGATGCGATCGCCGACGGCACGATCCCCGAGCAGAACACCGATCTGGCGATCATGCTCGTCAACGGCACCCTGACGGGGCGGCGCGTCCCTCAGGATGAGCCGGCCCGCACCGAGTTCTTCCTCTATGCCGAGAGGTACGTGCTCCAGGCCCTCGGCGGGTCGATGCCGGACGAGCCGACTGATCTCGGGCCCGTACCCCAGGGAGAGACCGCCGCCCAGCGCTCGCGCTGA
- a CDS encoding (deoxy)nucleoside triphosphate pyrophosphohydrolase codes for MSLVVAAAIVDSLEHPTRLLAAQRSYPKDLAGKWELPGGKVEEGEEPESACLREIREELGVTPTLDRIVPGPEGDWPIGRHTMRVWLATIDGEPECGPDHDELRWCTALETLGLDWLPGDIALAKKLASWMLPAGNHIL; via the coding sequence GTGTCTCTCGTCGTCGCCGCCGCCATCGTTGATTCTCTCGAGCATCCGACCAGGCTCCTCGCCGCCCAGCGCTCCTATCCGAAGGACCTCGCCGGCAAGTGGGAGCTGCCCGGAGGAAAGGTCGAGGAGGGTGAGGAGCCCGAGTCCGCCTGCCTCCGGGAGATCCGCGAGGAGCTCGGAGTCACCCCCACACTCGACCGGATCGTCCCCGGCCCGGAGGGCGATTGGCCGATCGGCCGGCACACGATGAGGGTGTGGCTGGCAACCATCGACGGGGAGCCGGAGTGCGGCCCCGACCACGACGAGCTGCGCTGGTGCACTGCCCTTGAAACCCTCGGCCTCGACTGGCTGCCCGGCGACATCGCCCTCGCAAAGAAACTGGCCTCGTGGATGCTGCCGGCGGGGAACCACATCCTCTGA
- a CDS encoding glucose-6-phosphate dehydrogenase, with product MTTTLIILGGAGDLAQRLLIPGIAEYVSVHGADITIVGAGRHEHDDYRAFVRDAAAPVDEKVAERLAADAEFVVADATDREDLRNLLEGRSNVVLYFALSPAIAVDSIRALKDAELAEDITLAMEKPFGADADDARELNQQLLDLVDEEQIFRVDHFLATSGTLNFKVLRSTNRLIASSWSNEDVESIRLVYNETVALEGRAEFYESTGAAEDMLQSHLLQTLARILADDGTSPEEILRAIRPTDEVRRGRYTEGEVDGERVPSYVDEDGVDPDNGTETWFRVVVDVETEKWRGVPITLESGKAFGEDVKQIEVTFKRSGDNPNNTLTLAFDTEDVEITLNAADPASEDCAQITLHTDLAPVRMSAYGRVVKGILERIDHLAVPAQAAELGWDVMEAIAQKLHRARMEEYPAGTVAID from the coding sequence ATGACTACGACATTGATCATCCTCGGGGGCGCGGGCGACCTCGCGCAGCGCCTCCTCATCCCCGGCATCGCCGAATACGTCTCAGTCCACGGCGCCGACATCACCATCGTCGGCGCCGGCCGTCACGAGCACGACGACTACCGGGCCTTCGTCCGGGACGCCGCCGCGCCCGTCGACGAGAAGGTCGCGGAGCGGCTCGCCGCGGACGCCGAGTTCGTCGTGGCGGATGCGACGGATCGGGAGGACCTGAGGAATCTCCTCGAGGGACGCTCGAACGTCGTCCTCTACTTCGCCCTGTCACCCGCGATCGCCGTCGACTCGATCAGGGCGCTCAAAGACGCCGAACTGGCCGAGGACATCACGCTCGCCATGGAGAAGCCATTCGGTGCGGACGCGGACGATGCTCGGGAGCTCAACCAGCAGCTCCTCGACCTCGTCGACGAGGAGCAGATCTTCCGGGTCGATCATTTCCTCGCCACCTCCGGCACCCTCAACTTCAAGGTGCTGCGGTCGACCAACCGCCTCATCGCCTCCTCCTGGTCGAACGAGGACGTCGAATCGATCCGCCTCGTCTACAACGAGACAGTCGCCCTCGAGGGGCGCGCCGAGTTCTACGAATCGACAGGCGCGGCCGAGGATATGCTCCAGTCCCACCTCCTCCAGACCCTCGCCCGGATCCTCGCCGACGACGGGACGTCACCCGAGGAGATCCTCCGGGCGATCCGCCCCACGGATGAGGTGCGCCGGGGGCGCTACACCGAGGGGGAGGTCGATGGTGAGAGGGTTCCCTCCTATGTCGACGAGGATGGCGTGGATCCCGACAACGGGACGGAGACGTGGTTCCGGGTGGTCGTCGACGTCGAGACAGAGAAGTGGCGGGGAGTGCCAATCACCCTCGAGTCCGGCAAGGCCTTCGGCGAGGACGTCAAGCAGATCGAGGTCACCTTCAAGAGGAGCGGGGACAACCCGAACAACACCCTCACCCTCGCCTTCGACACCGAGGATGTCGAGATCACCCTCAACGCGGCGGACCCGGCGAGCGAGGACTGCGCCCAGATCACGCTCCACACCGACCTCGCCCCGGTGCGAATGTCGGCCTACGGCCGCGTCGTCAAGGGCATTCTCGAGCGGATCGACCACCTCGCGGTCCCGGCACAGGCGGCCGAGCTCGGCTGGGATGTCATGGAGGCAATCGCGCAGAAGCTTCACCGTGCGCGAATGGAGGAGTACCCCGCGGGCACCGTCGCTATCGACTGA
- a CDS encoding YqeB family protein has product MDATVVSEGRTRRLSLTVGLMGAGALLGALVGFVVEFLLSLGDFSGIFGIASRPGEPIGILIMTGIGLLLGIVAAATIIAESPHIEVSDRDIHLRWKGAHVRVRKDLITAIHLGEDLVLYCRDGTELARVGAVNPQVLRCTLIHHGYPTPSPVQLGEEDFTSDLTLLDDTAQRIIRARMKALRAGNSDIAEILRRQLVGMGVMTRDLRVSRISIRTEFRRLQSTSN; this is encoded by the coding sequence ATGGACGCGACGGTGGTGTCCGAGGGCAGAACAAGGCGGCTCTCCTTGACCGTGGGGTTGATGGGGGCAGGTGCCCTCCTCGGCGCTCTTGTCGGCTTCGTTGTGGAATTCCTCCTCTCCCTCGGCGACTTCTCGGGCATCTTCGGCATTGCCAGCCGTCCCGGCGAGCCCATCGGGATCCTCATCATGACCGGGATCGGACTGCTCCTCGGCATCGTCGCCGCCGCGACGATCATCGCCGAATCGCCCCACATCGAGGTCTCGGACCGCGACATCCACCTGCGGTGGAAGGGTGCCCATGTCCGCGTGCGGAAGGACCTCATCACCGCCATCCACCTCGGAGAGGATCTCGTCCTCTACTGCCGGGACGGAACCGAACTCGCCCGCGTGGGCGCGGTCAACCCGCAGGTGCTCCGATGCACGCTTATCCACCACGGCTACCCAACCCCGTCACCCGTCCAGCTGGGAGAGGAGGACTTCACCTCCGACCTCACGCTCCTCGACGACACGGCCCAGCGGATCATCCGCGCCCGCATGAAGGCTCTGCGAGCAGGCAACTCCGACATCGCTGAGATCCTCCGTCGGCAGCTCGTGGGCATGGGCGTCATGACGCGCGACCTCCGGGTCAGCAGGATCTCCATCCGCACCGAATTCCGCCGCCTCCAGTCGACCTCGAACTGA
- a CDS encoding type ISP restriction/modification enzyme: MRHGAGRPLAHVLLAPSADLELPDEQVKALRELLAQFLSWKPMTPSSPRALAEHLAPLTSFLRDSVISVLQESASTTSGLPVLYEKWQADLMPGATHKDFADSFAQTFTYALLLARIESGQDADTFTASAVTDSLLRNGHKLIGSVLRLMAQPMNRAPIEGAVSLLESVIGAVNAEKLSSQSDPWLYFYEDFLAAYDPKMRNDAGVYYTPVEVVRFQVRLLDEILKTRFGRQRGFGEDGVNILDPAAGTGAYLLAVAERVLSDSRSPQADARSLGRRLFGFELLVGPYSVAHLRLTQMLEQTGVDLGRDGVQVFLTNTLTDPGDISGENQQISFWEIEQNINEETRRAGLVKNEQTRIRVILGNPPYDRGSREKALGSGSEQFPNVILEEVQGRPPLLNDFIEPLQEIGAGGHAKNLYNSYVYFIRWAIWKACEQHKDEAGVVSFITSASYLRGPGFAGMREYMRRVFDEIWIVDLGGEGRGARKEENVFNIQTPVAIFFGIQWEKNSTGTVRKHSDRVRSKAQVHYVRIQGTRDEKLAALRTLDSPDSGDRWTPLKATEWHSKFVPDTAAGLAEFAPLDWVFPWSHSGVQFKRKWPIAPTERALERRWRTLTGEIDNLSINFRETSQKTVDTSGEHLISGQQVRPLTQDNSSTAPVRYGYRSFDRQFVYPDSRLCDRPRPQLWDSLSEHQLYFATLTTTRLGTGPAFTVSPYVPDLDYFRGSFGAKNIYPLFRTSGILDHNISAKLLGALDEAFKTKITAEDVALYAFGLLGTGAYTALYEVELDESAARVPFTQDFELFKQVRDFGQGLIFEQTWGERCSELNQFGQPIRARYRGQAVIATETPRSPYPEQWNYDEEARELVIGDGGVFRNVPPEIMSYSVSGMKIVGSWLGYRMKIPAGRSSSPLDQIQADDWQLDRELLELLWQVEYLVEAESEGIELLGKVVSGPLIPVTLLGPPTPAETKAPKRNQRALL; encoded by the coding sequence GTGCGCCACGGCGCCGGCCGTCCACTGGCTCATGTACTTCTTGCTCCATCAGCGGATCTTGAACTCCCAGATGAGCAGGTCAAGGCTCTGAGAGAGCTCCTCGCGCAGTTCCTGAGCTGGAAGCCAATGACGCCCTCCTCTCCGAGGGCGCTCGCGGAGCATCTCGCTCCATTGACGTCCTTCTTGCGTGACTCGGTCATCAGCGTCCTTCAGGAGTCTGCCAGCACGACCAGCGGGCTGCCGGTGCTGTACGAGAAATGGCAGGCCGACTTGATGCCAGGTGCGACGCATAAAGACTTTGCGGACAGTTTTGCCCAGACGTTCACCTACGCGCTCCTCCTCGCCCGGATTGAATCCGGCCAAGACGCCGACACGTTCACTGCTTCCGCGGTGACAGATTCTCTCCTCCGAAATGGGCACAAGCTGATCGGATCCGTTCTTAGGCTTATGGCGCAACCGATGAATCGCGCGCCCATAGAAGGCGCCGTTAGCCTTCTTGAATCGGTGATTGGAGCCGTCAATGCCGAGAAACTGAGCTCTCAGTCAGACCCGTGGCTTTACTTCTATGAGGACTTTCTGGCTGCTTACGATCCTAAGATGCGCAATGATGCAGGGGTTTATTACACCCCTGTCGAAGTAGTGCGGTTTCAGGTCCGCCTATTGGATGAGATTCTCAAGACACGTTTTGGACGGCAACGAGGGTTTGGGGAAGACGGGGTGAATATCCTCGACCCAGCCGCCGGGACTGGAGCATATCTGCTCGCGGTCGCCGAACGCGTTCTCAGCGACTCGAGGTCACCTCAAGCCGATGCTCGAAGTCTTGGACGGAGGCTATTCGGATTTGAACTCCTCGTCGGTCCGTATTCTGTCGCGCACTTGAGGCTGACACAGATGCTCGAGCAGACGGGTGTTGACCTCGGGCGGGATGGCGTGCAGGTCTTTCTGACAAACACGCTTACGGACCCGGGCGACATCTCCGGAGAGAACCAGCAGATCTCTTTCTGGGAGATCGAGCAGAATATTAATGAGGAAACCCGTCGGGCAGGCTTGGTCAAGAACGAGCAGACGAGGATCCGAGTCATCCTTGGAAACCCGCCATACGACCGTGGTTCGAGAGAGAAAGCGCTTGGTTCGGGTTCGGAACAATTCCCGAACGTCATTCTTGAGGAGGTTCAAGGACGACCTCCACTTCTCAACGACTTCATCGAACCCCTCCAGGAGATTGGAGCGGGCGGGCACGCGAAAAACTTGTACAACAGTTACGTCTACTTCATCCGCTGGGCGATTTGGAAGGCGTGCGAACAGCACAAGGACGAAGCAGGCGTCGTCTCTTTCATCACCTCGGCTTCGTATCTGCGAGGACCCGGGTTCGCCGGAATGCGTGAATACATGAGGAGAGTATTCGACGAGATCTGGATTGTTGACCTTGGAGGGGAGGGTCGTGGAGCTCGGAAGGAGGAGAACGTCTTCAATATCCAAACACCGGTTGCCATTTTCTTTGGCATCCAATGGGAGAAGAACTCGACCGGGACGGTGCGAAAGCACAGCGACCGAGTTCGATCAAAGGCGCAGGTCCACTACGTGCGAATTCAAGGAACACGCGACGAAAAACTTGCAGCTCTTCGAACTTTGGATTCGCCGGATAGTGGCGACCGGTGGACTCCACTGAAAGCAACCGAGTGGCATTCGAAGTTCGTGCCCGACACGGCGGCGGGGCTTGCTGAATTTGCCCCGCTGGATTGGGTTTTTCCATGGTCTCATTCAGGCGTCCAGTTCAAGCGAAAGTGGCCTATCGCTCCAACCGAACGAGCGCTCGAGAGGCGGTGGCGCACGCTGACCGGAGAAATCGATAACCTCTCGATCAATTTTCGTGAGACATCGCAAAAGACCGTTGACACAAGCGGAGAACATCTGATCAGCGGGCAACAGGTTCGGCCGCTTACCCAGGACAATTCATCGACAGCTCCTGTGCGTTATGGCTATAGGAGTTTCGATCGACAGTTCGTATACCCGGACAGCAGACTCTGTGATCGGCCGAGGCCCCAATTATGGGACTCGCTGTCCGAGCACCAGCTATATTTCGCCACGCTCACAACCACGCGCCTGGGCACGGGACCGGCGTTTACGGTCAGTCCTTACGTTCCGGATCTCGACTACTTCCGGGGATCGTTCGGGGCAAAAAACATATACCCACTTTTCCGGACTTCTGGAATTCTTGATCACAACATTTCCGCCAAGCTCCTGGGCGCTCTGGACGAAGCCTTTAAAACCAAGATAACTGCAGAAGATGTTGCACTCTATGCCTTTGGCTTGCTTGGCACGGGTGCTTACACAGCACTTTACGAAGTGGAGCTCGACGAGTCGGCGGCGAGGGTGCCGTTCACACAGGACTTCGAGTTGTTCAAGCAGGTGAGGGACTTCGGTCAAGGCCTCATCTTCGAGCAGACCTGGGGCGAGCGGTGTAGCGAACTGAACCAGTTCGGACAGCCCATCCGTGCGCGCTACAGAGGTCAAGCTGTGATCGCAACAGAGACGCCACGATCACCATATCCGGAACAGTGGAACTACGACGAAGAGGCCCGAGAGCTCGTAATCGGCGATGGAGGAGTGTTTCGAAACGTTCCGCCGGAGATTATGAGTTACAGCGTTTCGGGCATGAAGATTGTCGGCTCCTGGCTGGGTTATCGAATGAAGATACCAGCCGGCAGGTCATCATCACCACTGGACCAGATTCAAGCAGACGACTGGCAGCTTGACCGGGAGCTTCTTGAACTCCTATGGCAGGTTGAGTATCTCGTAGAGGCTGAATCTGAAGGAATCGAATTGCTCGGCAAAGTTGTCAGCGGACCATTGATTCCGGTCACCCTCCTCGGGCCGCCGACGCCTGCTGAGACGAAAGCCCCCAAGCGAAATCAGAGGGCTCTCCTCTAG